A region of Desulfolithobacter dissulfuricans DNA encodes the following proteins:
- the queC gene encoding 7-cyano-7-deazaguanine synthase QueC yields MEQQEKKAVILFSGGLDSTTVLALARAEGYSVHALSFRYGQRHMQELAAARKLAHLMGVEEHLVIDINMRDIGGSALTDDIEVPKADHPGHEEGEIPVTYVPARNTIFLSFALGWAEVLGADSIFIGVNAIDYSGYPDCRPEFISAFEKMANLATKAGVEGTTRIRIKTPLLHMSKADIIRKGMELGVDYGMTHSCYDPSPEGYACGRCDSCILRKQGFARAGVPDPTRYQ; encoded by the coding sequence ATGGAGCAGCAGGAAAAAAAAGCAGTGATTCTTTTCAGCGGCGGCCTCGACTCCACCACAGTGCTGGCCCTGGCCCGGGCCGAGGGCTACTCCGTCCATGCCCTCAGTTTCCGCTACGGGCAGCGCCACATGCAGGAACTGGCGGCGGCCAGAAAGCTTGCCCACCTCATGGGAGTCGAAGAACATCTGGTCATCGACATCAACATGCGAGATATCGGCGGCTCCGCCCTCACCGACGATATCGAGGTCCCCAAGGCGGACCACCCTGGCCACGAAGAAGGTGAAATCCCGGTAACCTATGTCCCGGCCCGCAACACCATCTTTCTCTCCTTTGCCCTGGGCTGGGCCGAGGTTCTGGGGGCGGATTCCATATTCATCGGGGTCAACGCCATTGACTACAGCGGCTATCCCGACTGCCGACCGGAATTCATCAGCGCCTTTGAAAAGATGGCCAACCTGGCCACCAAAGCCGGAGTCGAAGGTACCACCAGGATCCGGATCAAGACCCCGCTTCTGCACATGAGCAAGGCGGATATCATCAGAAAGGGCATGGAACTGGGGGTGGATTACGGCATGACCCACAGCTGTTACGATCCCTCACCGGAGGGATACGCCTGCGGTCGCTGCGATTCCTGCATCCTGCGAAAACAGGGTTTTGCCAGGGCCGGTGTCCCCGACCCCACCCGGTACCAGTGA
- the rpsU gene encoding 30S ribosomal protein S21 — MIEVEVRGDLEYAIRQLKKKLQIDGIKRELKRREYYEKPSIKRRRKKAEALRKLRKYNRMRSRY, encoded by the coding sequence ATGATCGAAGTAGAAGTACGGGGCGACCTTGAGTATGCCATCCGACAGCTGAAAAAGAAACTGCAGATCGATGGCATCAAACGCGAACTCAAACGGCGTGAATACTACGAAAAACCCAGTATCAAACGCCGTCGCAAAAAGGCCGAAGCCCTGCGCAAGCTTCGCAAGTACAACCGGATGAGAAGCCGGTACTAG
- a CDS encoding radical SAM protein, whose product MALVVNEIFYSIQGESTYAGLPCIFVRLTGCNLRCTYCDTRYAFDQGRPMTLEQIEHQLRLHRCSLVEITGGEPLLQEETPELVRRLLDCGYRVLLETNGSLDISQVDSRCIRIMDLKCPSSGEVEQNDLENLHRLTPADEIKFVLGDRHDYEWAREIIRRVGPALRGTTILLSAIANKLDHATLARWILEDSLEVRLQAQLHKIIWDPNTRGV is encoded by the coding sequence ATGGCACTCGTGGTCAATGAAATATTTTACAGTATCCAGGGTGAATCGACCTATGCCGGGTTGCCCTGTATCTTTGTCCGCCTCACCGGCTGCAACCTCCGCTGCACCTATTGTGACACCCGGTATGCCTTTGACCAGGGGCGACCGATGACTCTGGAGCAGATCGAACACCAGCTCAGGCTCCACCGATGTTCCCTTGTGGAGATCACCGGTGGCGAGCCGCTCCTGCAGGAAGAAACCCCGGAACTTGTCCGCCGCCTACTGGACTGCGGGTACCGGGTACTGCTGGAGACCAACGGCAGCCTGGATATCAGCCAGGTGGACAGCCGCTGTATACGGATCATGGACCTGAAATGTCCATCCAGCGGCGAGGTGGAGCAAAACGACCTGGAAAATCTCCACCGTCTCACTCCCGCCGATGAAATCAAATTCGTCCTCGGTGACCGACACGACTATGAGTGGGCCCGGGAGATTATTCGGCGGGTCGGGCCCGCCCTGCGCGGGACCACCATCCTGCTTTCAGCCATTGCGAACAAACTGGACCACGCCACCCTGGCCCGGTGGATCCTTGAGGACAGCCTGGAAGTACGGCTCCAGGCGCAGCTCCACAAGATCATCTGGGACCCCAACACAAGAGGAGTATAG